CTCCGCCTCGACGTAGAGCTTCTCCACCTCCTCGCCGTACTTCTTGAGCACGCTGCGCCGCTTGAGCTTGAGCGAGGGCGTGAGCATGTCGTTGGCGGTGGTGAAGTCCTCGGCGACGAGCAGGAAGTGCTGGGGCTTCTCGTAGTTCTTGATGCCGGGGGTGAACTCGATGATCTGCTCGCGGTAGAGCTGCTGCACCTCGGGCAGCTTGAGCAGCGCGGGCATCGAGGTGTCCAGGCCCTTGTCCTTGGCCCACTGGGTGAGCGCGGCCATGTCCGGGACGATGATGGCGGTGTTGAAGGGCTTGTTCTGCCCGTGGAGCATGACGTTGGTGATGAGGGGCGAGAGCTGCAGCGCCTGCTCGATGGGCGCGGGCGACACGTACTTGCCGTTCTCCAGCTTGTACTGCTCCTTGATGCGGCCGGTGATCCACAGGAAGCCGTCGTCGTCCAGCAAGCCCATGTCGCCGGTGCGGAAGCCGCGCTCGGTGGAGGGCACCAGGGGCTCCTTGCCGGTGAAGACCTTCTCGTTCTCCTCGGGCAGGTTGTAGTAGCCGAGCATCACGTTGTGGCCGAAGACGACGATCTCCCCCTGCTTGGGGTCACCCGTCTCGGTGCGATCGATCTCCACGCGGATGCCGGGCAGGGCCGTGCCCACCGAGCCGATCTTCCGGCGGTTGGGGAAGTTGGCGGTGGCGATGGGGGACGTCTCGGTGAGGCCGTAGCCCTCGTAGACGGTGATGCCGAGGTTGTCGATGAACTCCGCCACCTCGCGCGAGATGGCCGCGCCGCCGCTGAAGGCGTACTTCATCCGGCCGCCGAAGCGCGCGCGCACCTTGGAGAAGACGACCTTGTCGAAGAAGGCGTGCTGCAGGTTCAACAGCGCGCTGGAGCGCTGCTGCTCGGCGAGATGCTTGCGCTGGCGCGCGACCTCCAGGCCGCGCATGAAGAGCGCGCGCTTGAGGGGCGACTCGGTGGCCATGCGCTTCTGCAGCGAGTCATAGATGCGGTTGAAGATGCGCGGCACGGAGAAGATGAGCGTGGGCTGCACCTCGCTCAGGTTCTCGATGATCTTCTCGGTCGACTCGGCGAGGCCCATGCAGGCACCCATGGAGAACAGGGCGTGCAGTTCCACCGTCTGGCCGAAGACGTGCGCCCAGGGCAGGAAGCACAGCGAGCGATCCGCCTGCGACATGGGGAAGATCTGGTGGATGGCGGTCACGTTGTTCGCGATGTTGCCGTGGCTGAGCATCACGCCCTTGGGGTTGCCCGTGGTGCCCGAGGTGTAGATGAGGCCGGAGAGATCCTCGGGCCTGGGGGAGGCCGCGGCGGAGGGCGCCTCGGCGCCGCGGCGCAACAGGGACGCGAAGGTGTCGGGCTCCTGCTCGGTGCCCGAGAAGCGGATGATGTGCTGGAGCGCGGGCAGCTCCGCCTTGACGGCCGCGAGCTTCTTGGCGATGGCGTCCGTGGCGGCGAACACCAGGGTGGCGCCACAGTCCTTGAGGATGTACTGCCACTCCTTCTCCTGCTGCTGCTCGTACATGGGCACGTAGGCGGCCCCGAGCGTGTAGGCCGCGTAGGCGCCCACCGCCCACTCGTGACGGTTGTTGGAGATGACCGCCACGCGATCCCCCGGCTTCACGCCGAGCTGCACGAGCCCACCGCGCAGGTCGTCCACCTTCTGACCGAACTGGATGTACGTCATCTCCACCCACTGGCCGCTCTTCTTCTCGAGGAAGAGCGGGCGCGGACCGAAGGTGGCGATGCTCTTGAGGTAGATGTCGACCAGCGTCTCGAACCGAGGACTCGTCATGAGGTGTGGGCTCCTGGAATGGGCGGTGTCACGAGACGCCCCCCCTTGAATCTCAGTGGCCACAAACTATCGCAAAACCCGGCCCTACTGGATGGGTCTCGAAAGGTGACGCGGGGCGTCAGAACGAAACTGAAAAGCGGCGCCCCCCCTGGATGAGGAGCGCCGCTCGACGATGTGACGGCCGCTCAGGCGCGGGCTTCTTGCTGCATGAGGTGCAGGCCCATGCGCTTGTTGCCCTGCCTGGTGGACGGCGTCTCGGACGAGGGCACCAGCGTCGCCACGGCGTTCTTCGCCAGCGCCGAGGCGAGCGCGGAGCCGAAGATGAACACGAGCTTGCGGCCCAGCTCGAGCGCGAGGGGCTGCTGCCTGGCGGAGGAGGCCACCTGATCCGGATGCGCCCAGGCACGCCGCAGGGCCCGGCCGCGCCGTTCCCACACGATGCGCGCCTGACGGCGCTCGTTCCACCAGGAGAAGCCCGCGCCCACGACGACCACCGCCAACGCGACGCCACCCACCGCGAGGAGCGTCTCGCGGTTGCTCTCGAGCACCTGGCGCACCTGGTACTTGATGTCGAGAGCCCGCTCGCGGCGCCGATCCAGCTCCTCGAGGGTGAGCAGCAGCTCGTCGCGCAGCCGGTCCGCGGTGCGCTCCACCTGCTCGCGCTCGCTCAGGTTCGCGGTGATGGACCCTTGGGCCTTGTTCTCGTCACTCATTGCAGTGTCTCCCGGGTGCGCACGACATCCGTCTTCAACCGCTCCTGGGTGTGAGGCAGGGGCTGGGTCGGCAGGCGCTTCTTGCCGGCGAGTGCGAGCCCTCCGGCCACGAGCAGCAGGAAGACGCCCACCAGCAACACGCCCAACCATTGAGCCAGGGGAAGCGCGAGCCCCACGGCCACCAGCAACGCCGCCAGCCCCACGAGACCCAGGACCGCGCCCGCGCCCAGGAGGATGCCCGCCGAGCGGGCCGCCTTCACTTCCTCCTGGAGCTCCTTCTTCGCGTGCAGGATCTCGGCCCGTGCGAGCAGCCGTGCCTCGTCGATGGCATGGCGGATGAGTTCCGCCGTGGACAACGACTCCAGCTGCCTGCGCTCCAGCTGTTCCGATTCGATTTCCACGCCACTGCCTCCCGAAGCATTCAGGACCGCACCGGTGGTGCCAGGTGTGTCCCGCTCCCTCCCGGGAAGCTGGAAGCGGGGAAGCGTGGGGGGAAGTCAGACGGGGCGAGGGGGGGCTTGCCCGCATGCTCGCCGAGCCTTCAGCGGCGGCGGCGCTGCTGTGCCAGGGCGGTGGCGAGCGTCTCGCGCACCTGGCGGGCCTGGAAGAGGCGATCCGCGGCGTCCACGAGGGTCTCCGCGTACAGCACGTTCTTGCGCAGCCGGGCGGGGATGGCGGCGGTGCCCAGGTGGCAGCCGAGCAGGGCGCCGGTGCAGGCGGCGGCCGCGTCGGCCTCGCCGCCGCAGCGCAGGGTGAGCTCCACGGCCTGGCGGAAGTCGTTGGGGGCCTTGAGGGTGGCGTAGAGCGACATGAGCAGCACGGGAACCACGTGCGGGGGCAGGCCGTCCACGCCCTTGAGCTGGCTGGGTGGCACGCTCACCTTGCGCAGCTGGGCCATGGCGCGCGCGGGATCCCACGTGAGCAGGCGGGGCAGGTGGCGCAGCTCCTCGGCCAGCTCCTGATCATGCGCGGCGGCCGCCAGGGCCAGCTCCTCGCAGAACGCGGCGGGCGTGGGCGGCTCCTTGGTGGTGAGCCCCAGGGCCACCGCCTGCGCGAAGGCGGCCGCGGCCGCGGCGCACGTGGGATCCTTGTGCGTGAGGACGGACAGCACGCCCGCGTCGTGGCGGATGCGCACGCGGCTCTTGCTCTCGAAGAGGCCCACCACGAGCGCGCGGCTGAGCACCGAGTGGCACTTGACGCCCAGGGGAGCACCCGCGCTCATCCACGGCGTGCCCTGCGCGAGCTTCTGCAGGGCCTCGGCGAGCGCCTTGGGGGGCTGGAGGATGATGCCCTCCTGCCACAGCCACGCCAGATGCGCCGCGGCGCTGCGCCCATCCACCTTGCCCTCGCGGATGACGCTCTCGGCGGTGGCGAGCATGAGCTGCGTGTCGTCGGAGAACTGGCCCTTGGCGTACTTGCCCCCGCGAGGACGGGGCGCGAAGTCATCCGCGAGTCCAGACACGCGCATGAGATTGGACGGCGGGACGCCACGCAGGGGAAAACCCAGGGCATCTCCGATGGCGAGTCCCAGGAACGCCGCTTGAAACCTGTCCTGGCGCTCGGCGGGAGTCATCGACATGGGGAGGGGCAAGATAACCAAAACGCGAGGCATGACCAGCCCCGACTTTCATCTCTCGCGACTTCGTCACGACTCCCGTAGGGATTGGGTGAAGGGGGCGCTCCCACCACAAGTCACCAGCCGTCACGCCCCAGGTTGACAACGGCCTGCAGGCGGGCCACGACCGCTTCGGCGCCCTGGTGCAGGTGCACACCGTCCCAGAGCGCGGGCGTGAGTTGTCCACCCAGTTCCCGCCACGCGCGCTCCGCCTCGGCGAAGGCGACGTTGCGAA
Above is a window of Cystobacter fuscus DNA encoding:
- a CDS encoding AMP-dependent synthetase/ligase, which translates into the protein MTSPRFETLVDIYLKSIATFGPRPLFLEKKSGQWVEMTYIQFGQKVDDLRGGLVQLGVKPGDRVAVISNNRHEWAVGAYAAYTLGAAYVPMYEQQQEKEWQYILKDCGATLVFAATDAIAKKLAAVKAELPALQHIIRFSGTEQEPDTFASLLRRGAEAPSAAASPRPEDLSGLIYTSGTTGNPKGVMLSHGNIANNVTAIHQIFPMSQADRSLCFLPWAHVFGQTVELHALFSMGACMGLAESTEKIIENLSEVQPTLIFSVPRIFNRIYDSLQKRMATESPLKRALFMRGLEVARQRKHLAEQQRSSALLNLQHAFFDKVVFSKVRARFGGRMKYAFSGGAAISREVAEFIDNLGITVYEGYGLTETSPIATANFPNRRKIGSVGTALPGIRVEIDRTETGDPKQGEIVVFGHNVMLGYYNLPEENEKVFTGKEPLVPSTERGFRTGDMGLLDDDGFLWITGRIKEQYKLENGKYVSPAPIEQALQLSPLITNVMLHGQNKPFNTAIIVPDMAALTQWAKDKGLDTSMPALLKLPEVQQLYREQIIEFTPGIKNYEKPQHFLLVAEDFTTANDMLTPSLKLKRRSVLKKYGEEVEKLYVEAEKKGATRAA
- a CDS encoding phage holin family protein, with translation MEIESEQLERRQLESLSTAELIRHAIDEARLLARAEILHAKKELQEEVKAARSAGILLGAGAVLGLVGLAALLVAVGLALPLAQWLGVLLVGVFLLLVAGGLALAGKKRLPTQPLPHTQERLKTDVVRTRETLQ
- a CDS encoding ADP-ribosylglycohydrolase family protein; the protein is MSMTPAERQDRFQAAFLGLAIGDALGFPLRGVPPSNLMRVSGLADDFAPRPRGGKYAKGQFSDDTQLMLATAESVIREGKVDGRSAAAHLAWLWQEGIILQPPKALAEALQKLAQGTPWMSAGAPLGVKCHSVLSRALVVGLFESKSRVRIRHDAGVLSVLTHKDPTCAAAAAAFAQAVALGLTTKEPPTPAAFCEELALAAAAHDQELAEELRHLPRLLTWDPARAMAQLRKVSVPPSQLKGVDGLPPHVVPVLLMSLYATLKAPNDFRQAVELTLRCGGEADAAAACTGALLGCHLGTAAIPARLRKNVLYAETLVDAADRLFQARQVRETLATALAQQRRRR